Proteins from a genomic interval of Quercus robur chromosome 9, dhQueRobu3.1, whole genome shotgun sequence:
- the LOC126699875 gene encoding ethylene-responsive transcription factor ERF039-like gives MSVMAMGEDQHEAPQNQLKPTPLESNSKTNKKRTAQKQEEAPQRQRDNQFRGVRKRRWGRYVSEIRLPGQKTRIWLGSFGSAEMAARAYDSAALFLKGNLASLNFPDMAHSLPRPESSSRRDIQSAAAKAALTLSENNRSASASTSSSEEDFWCGFDFDFDFDFNMCTTSSSFQQVNNATVEAPPLFMMGPLSFDSVDLSQPQPQDLTGLPIPSPTDDELFLASYLHM, from the coding sequence ATGTCTGTCATGGCCATGGGAGAAGATCAACATGAAGCTCCTCAGAATCAATTGAAACCAACCCCCTTGGAATCCAACTCGAAGACCAATAAGAAGCGAACTGcccaaaaacaagaagaagctCCCCAACGACAACGAGACAACCAGTTTCGCGGGGTTCGTAAAAGGCGGTGGGGCCGCTATGTCTCTGAGATACGACTTCCGGGTCAAAAGACGCGTATATGGTTGGGGTCATTCGGATCAGCAGAGATGGCAGCTCGGGCTTACGACTCGGCGGCCTTGTTTTTGAAAGGCAACTTGGCCTCTCTCAACTTTCCGGACATGGCCCACTCATTGCCTCGCCCGGAATCATCTTCCAGGAGAGACATTCAATCCGCCGCCGCCAAAGCCGCTCTTACACTTTCTGAAAATAATCGCTCAGCTTCCGCTTCCACTTCCAGTTCGGAGGAGGACTTTTGGTGCGGCTTTGATTTCGATTTCGATTTCGATTTCAATATGTGTACAACAAGTTCTTCTTTTCAGCAAGTGAATAATGCAACAGTTGAAGCTCCCCCGCTATTCATGATGGGTCCACTGAGTTTCGACTCAGTCGATCTCTCTCAACCTCAACCTCAAGACTTAACGGGTCTTCCCATTCCTTCGCCTACTGATGATGAACTTTTCTTGGCTTCCTATTTACATatgtga
- the LOC126699642 gene encoding protein NRT1/ PTR FAMILY 4.3 — MVERVEKTKKGDAIDMPNESVLVEETSVDWRGRPCKPNKHGGMTAAVFVLGLQAFEMMAIAAVGNNLITYVINDMHFPLSKSANIVTNFVGTVFLLSLLGGFLSDSYLGSFWTMLIFGFVELSGFILLAVQAHVPQLRPPKCNMILEEGQCEEAKGYKSLIFFVALYLVALGSGSLKPNIISHGADQFRTNYSKQSKTLSTYFNAAYFAFCIGELIALTVLVWVQTHSGMDVGFGVSAAAMAIGMISLISGTLVYRNTPPRGSIFTPIAQVFVAAFTKRKQICPSNSGMLHGSQNNVPNHIFATSPNINSLLHTEKLRFLDKACIRIQDGSESSWRLCTVAQVEQVKIIISVIPIFACTIIFNTILAQLQTFSVQQGSTMNTRISSSFHIPPASLQSIPYILLIFVVPLYETVFVPIARRFTGRDSGISPLQRVGIGLFIATFSMVSAAMVEKKRRNVALHLNETLSIFWIAPQFLIFGLSEMFTAVGLIEFFYKQSLEGMQSFLTAMTYCSYSFGFFLSSLLVSLVNKITSSSSSGGWLSENDLNKDRLDLFYWLLAALSLINFFNYLFCSKWYSYNPSLSSTTPPQDQSFRQDHPQNHSFDPSKQIGVDNIVP, encoded by the exons ATGGTGGAAAGAGTGGAGAAGACAAAAAAAGGAGATGCCATTGACATGCCTAATGAGTCTGTGTTGGTGGAGGAGACCTCTGTTGATTGGAGAGGCAGACCCTGCAAGCCTAACAAGCATGGTGGAATGACGGCTGCTGTTTTTGTCCTAG GTCTCCAAGCATTCGAGATGATGGCAATTGCTGCTGTTGGGAACAATCTGATAACTTACGTAATCAATGACATGCACTTTCCTCTGTCAAAGTCTGCAAACATAGTAACAAACTTTGTAGGGACAGTCTTCCTCCTCTCACTCCTTGGTGGGTTCCTCTCCGATTCTTATCTTGGGAGTTTCTGGACCATGTTGATCTTTGGCTTTGTGGAGCTCTCT GGTTTTATACTACTTGCTGTTCAAGCCCATGTTCCACAACTAAGGCCACCAAAATGCAACATGATATTGGAGGAAGGCCAGTGTGAGGAGGCAAAGGGTTACAAGTCATTGATATTCTTTGTTGCACTCTACTTGGTGGCTTTAGGGAGTGGTAGTTTAAAACCCAATATAATCTCTCATGGGGCTGACCAATTCAGAACAAATTACTCCAAGCAATCCAAGACACTCTCTACTTACTTCAATGCTGCCTACTTTGCCTTCTGCATAGGGGAGCTCATTGCTCTTACTGTGTTAGTTTGGGTCCAAACTCATTCTGGAATGGATGTTGGATTTGGAGTCTCTGCAGCTGCCATGGCGATAGGAATGATCAGCTTGATTTCGGGTACGCTTGTCTACAGGAACACGCCACCCCGCGGAAGTATCTTCACCCCAATTGCTCAA GTTTTTGTTGCTGCATTTACAAAGAGAAAGCAAATCTGCCCTTCAAATAGTGGGATGCTTCATGGAAGCCAAAACAATGTACCGAACCATATTTTTGCTACGTCACCTAACATCAATAGTCTCCTCCACACCGAAAAGCTCAG ATTCCTTGACAAGGCCTGCATTAGAATTCAAGATGGAAGTGAAAGTTCATGGAGACTTTGCACAGTTGCCCAAGTGGAGCAAGTGAAGATAATCATCTCAGTTATTCCCATATTTGCGTGCACCATCATCTTTAACACCATTTTGGCACAGCTCCAAACGTTTTCAGTCCAGCAAGGGAGCACGATGAATACCCGGATCTCAAGCAGCTTCCACATCCCTCCAGCTTCTCTTCAATCCATCCCTTACATTTTGCTAATCTTTGTTGTCCCTCTGTATGAAACTGTCTTTGTACCAATTGCACGAAGATTCACAGGAAGGGACTCAGGAATCTCACCTCTACAAAGGGTTGGCATAGGGCTGTTTATTGCTACGTTCTCTATGGTTTCAGCTGCAATGgttgagaaaaagagaagaaatgtaGCTTTACATCTGAATGAAACTCTGTCGATCTTTTGGATTGCTCCACAGTTTCTTATATTTGGGCTGTCAGAGATGTTCACTGCTGTGGGGCTAATAGAGTTTTTCTACAAGCAGTCCTTGGAAGGAATGCAATCATTTCTAACTGCCATGACTTACTGTTCATActcatttggcttctttttaAGCTCACTCCTTGTTTCCCTAGTGAACAAAATTACCTCAAGTTCTTCAAGTGGTGGATGGCTTAGTGAAAATGACCTCAACAAGGATAGGCTTGATCTTTTTTATTGGTTGTTAGCTGCACTCAGCCTCATCAACTTCTTTAATTATCTTTTCTGCTCTAAATGGTACTCTTATAATCCATCTCTATCATCCACTACTCCACCACAAGATCAGTCATTTCGACAAGACCACCCACAAAATCATAGCTTCGACCCCTCAAAGCAAATTGGAGTTGACAACATTGTACCatga